The proteins below come from a single Roseiflexus sp. RS-1 genomic window:
- a CDS encoding 2-oxoacid:acceptor oxidoreductase subunit alpha — protein sequence MTHVIETETQPRPLDHLESEPIVNDFSIVAATVNGSGSQTANNVLMRAIFKMGVPVSGKNLFPSNIQGLPTWFTIRVSKDGYTARRDTTEILVAFNQRTADEDLASLVPGGVCIHPNDVKFTNPRSDVFFYPLPVRELVRQSGADAKLRDYIANMVYVGAVAELLGIDMNEIKAAIERHFKGKPKPIALNYGVVVAAAEWVRANLSKVDRFRVEPMEKTQGLILVDGNTAAAFGALMGGMTVCAWYPITPSTSLVDAMTELAPILRADPATGTTTYAIIQTEDEIAAAGIIVGAGWAGARAMTATSGPGLSLMNEFVSLAYFAEVPCVIWDVQRMGPSTGLPTRTSQGDVLSAYYMGHGDTHHVVLFPGTMTECFEFGYLAFDLAERLQTPVLVLSDLDLGMNNWMSEPFTYPEKPFDRGKVLTADELEQFKDWGRYKDLDGDGIPYRTIPGNPNPRAAHLARGTGHNEYALYSERPTDWQQNLDRLTRKHNTARTLVPKPIVLEAKAADIGIIAYGSTDPAVREAGDMLRARGIQTSYLRIRALPLEATLTDFLARYERVYIVELNQDGQMAQLVQLHAPEYAARVRSVRICNGLPMTAQFVVDSIMRAEQAERE from the coding sequence ATGACACATGTTATCGAAACTGAAACCCAGCCCCGTCCGCTCGATCACCTGGAATCCGAACCCATCGTCAACGATTTTTCGATTGTCGCCGCAACGGTCAACGGTTCCGGTAGCCAGACGGCCAACAACGTGCTCATGCGCGCCATCTTTAAGATGGGCGTCCCGGTAAGCGGCAAAAATCTGTTCCCGTCGAACATTCAGGGGTTGCCCACCTGGTTCACCATTCGGGTGAGCAAGGATGGGTATACGGCGCGTCGCGATACAACCGAGATACTGGTTGCGTTCAATCAGCGCACTGCCGACGAAGACCTGGCGTCGCTTGTGCCTGGCGGCGTCTGCATCCACCCGAATGATGTGAAGTTCACCAATCCGCGTTCGGATGTCTTTTTTTATCCGCTGCCGGTGCGCGAACTGGTCAGGCAATCGGGTGCGGATGCGAAACTGCGCGATTATATCGCCAATATGGTCTATGTCGGCGCGGTGGCGGAACTGCTTGGCATCGACATGAACGAAATCAAGGCTGCGATTGAACGACACTTCAAAGGTAAGCCAAAGCCGATCGCCCTGAACTATGGCGTTGTCGTTGCGGCGGCTGAATGGGTGCGCGCTAACCTGTCGAAGGTCGATCGGTTCCGCGTCGAGCCGATGGAGAAAACACAAGGACTGATCCTGGTCGATGGGAATACGGCTGCCGCATTTGGTGCACTGATGGGGGGTATGACCGTGTGCGCCTGGTATCCGATCACCCCATCCACCAGTCTGGTCGACGCCATGACGGAACTGGCGCCGATCCTGCGCGCCGACCCCGCAACCGGAACAACGACCTATGCGATCATTCAGACCGAGGACGAAATTGCGGCAGCCGGTATTATCGTCGGCGCCGGGTGGGCCGGCGCCCGCGCGATGACTGCCACCTCCGGTCCCGGTCTCTCGTTGATGAACGAGTTCGTGAGCCTGGCATACTTTGCCGAGGTTCCATGCGTCATCTGGGATGTGCAGCGCATGGGACCGAGCACCGGTCTGCCAACGCGCACGTCGCAGGGGGATGTTCTCTCTGCCTACTACATGGGGCACGGCGATACGCACCATGTCGTCCTGTTCCCCGGCACCATGACCGAATGCTTCGAGTTCGGCTACCTTGCATTTGATCTGGCGGAACGTCTGCAAACGCCAGTCCTGGTGCTGAGCGATCTTGATCTCGGCATGAACAACTGGATGTCCGAGCCGTTCACCTACCCTGAGAAGCCGTTCGACCGCGGTAAGGTGCTGACCGCGGATGAGCTGGAGCAGTTCAAGGATTGGGGGCGCTACAAGGACCTCGATGGCGATGGCATTCCGTATCGCACGATTCCTGGCAACCCGAATCCGCGAGCTGCTCATCTGGCGCGCGGTACTGGACATAATGAATATGCACTCTACAGCGAACGCCCAACCGACTGGCAGCAGAATCTGGATCGTCTGACGCGCAAGCACAACACAGCGCGCACTCTCGTTCCAAAACCCATCGTCCTGGAAGCAAAAGCAGCCGACATCGGCATCATCGCCTATGGTTCGACCGACCCGGCGGTGCGTGAGGCGGGTGATATGCTGCGCGCGCGTGGGATACAGACGAGTTATCTGCGCATCCGTGCGCTGCCGCTGGAGGCGACGCTCACCGACTTCCTGGCGCGGTATGAGCGGGTCTATATCGTCGAATTGAACCAGGATGGTCAGATGGCGCAACTGGTGCAACTGCATGCTCCGGAGTATGCTGCGCGCGTCCGGTCGGTTCGGATCTGCAATGGTCTGCCGATGACGGCGCAATTTGTGGTGGATTCAATCATGCGTGCTGAACAGGCTGAGCGGGAATGA
- a CDS encoding 2-oxoacid:ferredoxin oxidoreductase subunit beta gives MTVETKTNGKPQVNRIGLTSQDYRGGETTLCQGCGHNSITSQIIAAAFELSLAPHQVIKMSGIGCSSKTPAYFMSRSFGFNTLHGRMPSVTTGAVLANRTLLAIGISGDGDTGSIGLGQFKHMVRRNVPVVYIVENNGVYGLTKGQFSATADVGQKLKYAGTNVLPPIDICIEALAADCGFVARSFAGDAKQVRELLKAAMSFHGTAVIDIISPCVTFNNHHDSTKSYDYGKAHEERLQDIQFIPRFDEVHVDYDEGDERYVQLHDGPMIKLRKLGRDYDPTNKWHAIELLEKARQNHEFITGLLYINTQRQTLHEVMHLTSTPLAYLPEEELRPSRERFERAMQEFV, from the coding sequence ATGACTGTCGAAACCAAAACCAACGGCAAGCCGCAGGTCAATAGAATCGGTCTGACGAGTCAGGATTACCGGGGTGGAGAAACCACCCTCTGCCAGGGGTGTGGTCACAACTCGATCACCAGCCAGATTATCGCAGCGGCATTCGAGTTGTCGCTGGCGCCGCACCAGGTCATCAAAATGAGCGGCATTGGCTGCTCATCCAAAACGCCAGCATACTTCATGAGCCGTTCATTCGGCTTCAACACGCTGCATGGGCGCATGCCTTCGGTGACGACTGGAGCGGTGCTGGCGAATCGCACCCTGCTGGCAATCGGGATCAGCGGTGATGGGGACACCGGCAGTATCGGGTTGGGGCAGTTCAAGCATATGGTGCGCCGTAATGTCCCGGTAGTGTACATTGTCGAAAACAACGGTGTCTACGGTCTGACGAAGGGTCAATTCTCGGCAACCGCCGATGTCGGGCAGAAGCTCAAATACGCAGGGACGAATGTTCTGCCGCCGATCGACATCTGCATCGAGGCGCTTGCGGCTGACTGCGGTTTTGTGGCGCGATCCTTCGCTGGCGATGCGAAACAGGTGCGCGAACTGCTGAAGGCGGCGATGTCGTTCCACGGTACGGCGGTGATCGACATCATCAGCCCGTGTGTGACGTTCAACAACCACCACGACTCGACCAAGAGCTACGACTATGGCAAAGCGCACGAGGAGCGCTTGCAGGACATTCAGTTTATCCCGCGTTTCGATGAGGTGCATGTCGATTACGACGAGGGAGATGAGCGTTACGTTCAGCTGCACGACGGACCGATGATCAAACTGCGCAAACTGGGGCGCGATTACGATCCGACGAACAAGTGGCACGCGATCGAGTTGCTGGAAAAGGCGCGCCAGAACCACGAGTTTATCACCGGGTTGCTGTACATCAATACGCAGCGACAGACGCTGCACGAGGTGATGCACCTGACCAGTACGCCGCTCGCGTATCTGCCCGAAGAGGAGTTGCGCCCGTCACGCGAACGTTTTGAGCGGGCAATGCAGGAGTTTGTGTAG
- a CDS encoding ClpP family protease: MPYVPVPTIVERTPRGERSWDLFSRLLQERIIMLGTPIDDEVASLIVAQLLYLQHTDPDRDIWFYINSPGGSVRDGLAIYDTMKLISPDVCTVCVGRAGSMATILLAGGARGKRYALPHATIHFHPAGGGAEGYAPDMERIVKELLRIQELGNSLLARDTGKTVEEITRDFSRDRFMTAEEAREYGFIDAILESKKVAALKTA, translated from the coding sequence GTGCCATACGTACCGGTTCCGACAATTGTCGAGCGCACCCCGCGCGGCGAGCGTTCGTGGGATCTTTTCTCGCGCCTGTTGCAGGAGCGCATCATCATGCTCGGCACGCCAATCGACGATGAAGTTGCGTCGTTGATTGTCGCGCAGTTGCTCTACCTGCAACATACCGATCCGGATCGCGACATCTGGTTCTACATCAACAGCCCCGGCGGCAGTGTGCGTGATGGTCTCGCCATCTATGATACGATGAAACTAATTTCACCCGATGTGTGTACCGTATGCGTCGGTCGAGCTGGCAGCATGGCAACGATTCTGCTGGCTGGCGGCGCACGCGGCAAACGTTACGCCCTGCCGCACGCGACGATCCACTTCCACCCGGCAGGCGGCGGCGCTGAGGGGTATGCCCCCGATATGGAACGCATCGTCAAAGAATTGCTGCGCATCCAGGAACTGGGGAACAGTCTGCTCGCCAGAGATACCGGAAAAACGGTTGAGGAGATCACCCGTGATTTCAGCCGTGATCGCTTTATGACGGCTGAAGAGGCGCGTGAATACGGGTTCATCGACGCCATCCTCGAATCGAAGAAAGTCGCAGCGCTGAAGACAGCGTGA
- a CDS encoding alpha/beta hydrolase, with protein sequence MSSLFLRALLLALVIYEFLSDLRGWRGLSWGHPALRPVLAVAALALHPRNTSWRQRLPALALAAFPAFIVHTIIAGVRRRALDPMATLQPGVHRDRTVARVSIPMSEAFMPALYIVPRSGAHAAVAVLHGSGCDKTYFTWRLTNALLRQGMAALLVDLDGHGENPRLQRYPQMLECATEAARWLRARHARVGMLGISLGGCIAARAAADGMSIDALAIMEAPPRLTFDNRDRLAEARALAQPYVIDLLGEASILHLGRAVYRLARAQRTPGIRAAISTWDLIAACDLCGSLARLTTPLLLVYGERDAIVKPAQAEEAWRAAPSGATMLLVPDASHLTLILHPEALQRMAAWMADRLNAL encoded by the coding sequence ATGTCGTCACTCTTTCTACGCGCGCTGTTGCTGGCGCTGGTCATCTACGAGTTTCTCTCCGATCTGCGCGGATGGCGCGGCTTGAGTTGGGGGCACCCGGCACTGCGTCCTGTACTTGCCGTCGCAGCGCTGGCGCTCCACCCACGCAACACGTCGTGGCGGCAGCGGTTGCCGGCGCTGGCGCTGGCAGCGTTCCCGGCGTTCATTGTGCACACCATCATTGCCGGTGTACGGCGGCGGGCGCTCGACCCGATGGCGACGCTTCAACCAGGCGTCCATCGTGATCGCACGGTTGCGCGCGTCAGTATCCCGATGTCGGAAGCATTCATGCCGGCGCTGTACATTGTGCCGCGATCCGGCGCGCATGCGGCAGTGGCAGTGTTGCACGGCTCCGGGTGTGACAAAACCTATTTCACGTGGAGGTTGACCAACGCACTGCTGCGGCAGGGCATGGCAGCGCTGCTGGTCGATCTCGACGGGCATGGCGAGAATCCACGGTTGCAGCGCTACCCGCAGATGCTGGAATGTGCGACTGAGGCAGCGCGCTGGCTACGCGCCCGTCATGCACGTGTGGGTATGCTGGGTATCAGTCTTGGCGGTTGCATCGCCGCGCGTGCTGCGGCAGACGGGATGAGCATCGATGCACTGGCGATTATGGAAGCGCCGCCGCGCCTTACCTTCGACAATCGTGATCGTCTGGCGGAGGCGCGCGCACTCGCTCAACCGTATGTCATCGACCTGCTCGGCGAGGCATCGATTCTGCATCTGGGACGCGCCGTTTATCGGTTAGCGCGCGCACAGCGCACACCGGGCATTCGCGCGGCGATCAGCACCTGGGACCTGATTGCAGCATGCGATCTCTGCGGAAGCCTGGCGCGATTGACAACACCGTTGCTGCTGGTATACGGTGAGCGTGACGCGATTGTCAAGCCCGCACAGGCGGAGGAAGCATGGCGCGCTGCGCCGTCTGGCGCTACCATGCTGCTTGTACCGGATGCAAGTCATCTGACCCTGATACTGCACCCAGAGGCGTTACAGCGTATGGCGGCATGGATGGCGGATCGTCTGAATGCACTATAG
- a CDS encoding enoyl-ACP reductase FabI, producing MGLLQGKKGLVMGVANDHSIAWGIAKALHTQGADLGFTYVGEALERRVRPLAESLGARLIEPCDVQRDEDIDALMARVRDVYGSLDIIIHAIAFALRDELNGPYLKTTREGFRLALDVSAYSLTGVVKAAQDLLVPGASIVTLTYHGSQQVAQNYNVMGVAKAALEASVRYLANDLGPRGIRVNAISAGPIRTLAASGIAGFRTLHKQFAEVAPLRRNVTIEDVGNAAVWLCSDWSSAVTGEIVYVDAGFHTISISLPE from the coding sequence ATGGGCCTGCTTCAGGGCAAAAAGGGCCTGGTAATGGGGGTCGCCAACGATCACTCGATTGCCTGGGGAATTGCAAAGGCGCTCCATACGCAGGGCGCCGATCTCGGTTTCACCTACGTCGGCGAAGCGCTCGAGCGGCGCGTGCGACCGCTCGCCGAAAGTCTTGGCGCACGCCTGATCGAGCCGTGCGATGTGCAACGCGACGAAGACATCGATGCGCTGATGGCGCGCGTGCGCGATGTGTACGGTTCACTCGACATTATTATCCATGCCATCGCGTTCGCGCTGCGTGACGAACTCAACGGACCGTACCTGAAAACCACCCGTGAGGGGTTCCGCCTGGCGCTCGACGTAAGCGCCTACTCACTGACAGGAGTGGTCAAAGCTGCACAAGACCTGCTTGTTCCGGGAGCATCGATCGTGACCCTGACATACCACGGTTCGCAGCAGGTGGCGCAAAACTACAATGTTATGGGGGTCGCCAAGGCGGCGTTAGAAGCGAGTGTGCGCTATCTGGCAAACGATCTCGGACCACGTGGCATCCGGGTCAACGCGATCAGCGCCGGTCCGATTCGCACCCTGGCAGCCAGTGGCATTGCCGGGTTTCGCACGCTCCACAAACAGTTTGCCGAGGTTGCGCCGCTCCGCCGCAACGTAACTATCGAAGATGTTGGAAACGCAGCAGTCTGGCTGTGTAGCGATTGGTCATCGGCAGTTACCGGCGAGATTGTTTATGTTGATGCCGGATTCCATACCATTTCGATCAGTTTGCCGGAGTAG
- a CDS encoding AI-2E family transporter — translation MSVEARPIRFSPTIKLITVALLGALFFWLIRGLGNVLVPFVAAAITAYLFNPLITWLNRRTRIGRAIWIGVLYIVIGIIIYGLWRTLGPAIEREYSGLQAQIPHTLNLVQQELLLLKHVSIAGIDIEVAPVNEALREALADFGRRLPEHVPHLVAIAFETLLLFVTYLIVTFYLLLEAPRIVEWTYGLVPAPYRAEIRALGSQIDRILAGYVRGTLMLIPIMATLTTIALMILGVRYALVLGIVTGILETIPLIGPWSAAGIAIIVALFQAPAPWGWPAWLIAGAIGLTYFVLRMFEDNFIIPHVVGPAVHLHPMLVIFAILAGGALGGPFGLFVSIPVAAIARLLLRYLYYKLIDAPDPSIHAPSSHHYPVSTQVEGTSIDQPPALSDGRVTRTVDQADQAATPAN, via the coding sequence ATGAGCGTAGAAGCTCGTCCGATCCGTTTTTCGCCCACGATCAAACTGATCACGGTTGCGCTGCTGGGCGCCCTTTTTTTCTGGTTGATCCGCGGGTTGGGGAATGTGTTGGTCCCATTCGTCGCCGCAGCGATCACAGCCTATTTGTTCAACCCATTGATCACCTGGTTGAACCGTCGCACACGTATTGGACGGGCGATCTGGATTGGTGTGCTCTACATCGTCATCGGCATTATCATCTACGGTCTCTGGCGCACCCTTGGACCGGCGATCGAACGGGAGTACAGCGGTTTACAGGCACAAATTCCGCATACTCTGAACCTTGTCCAGCAAGAACTCCTGCTGCTCAAGCACGTGTCGATTGCAGGCATCGATATTGAGGTCGCACCAGTCAACGAGGCGCTCCGTGAGGCGCTCGCCGATTTCGGTCGGCGGCTGCCGGAGCACGTACCGCACCTGGTGGCGATTGCATTTGAGACACTGTTGCTGTTTGTCACCTATCTGATCGTCACATTCTACCTGTTGCTGGAAGCGCCACGCATCGTAGAGTGGACATATGGGCTTGTTCCTGCGCCATACCGCGCTGAAATCCGTGCACTGGGATCACAGATCGACCGCATTCTGGCAGGGTATGTGCGCGGGACGCTGATGCTGATCCCGATTATGGCGACACTGACCACGATTGCGCTCATGATCCTGGGGGTACGTTACGCGCTGGTGTTGGGGATTGTCACCGGCATTCTGGAAACCATTCCGCTGATCGGTCCGTGGTCAGCCGCAGGCATTGCGATCATTGTGGCATTGTTTCAGGCGCCGGCGCCGTGGGGCTGGCCCGCCTGGCTGATAGCCGGTGCGATAGGGTTAACCTACTTTGTGTTGCGCATGTTCGAGGACAATTTCATCATTCCGCATGTCGTCGGACCCGCCGTGCATCTGCATCCAATGCTGGTGATCTTTGCCATTCTGGCAGGCGGCGCGCTTGGCGGGCCGTTTGGGTTGTTCGTTTCGATTCCGGTTGCCGCCATTGCGCGCCTGCTGCTGCGCTATCTGTACTACAAATTGATCGACGCGCCTGATCCGTCGATCCACGCGCCTTCATCGCATCACTACCCGGTATCGACGCAGGTGGAAGGCACATCGATCGATCAACCTCCGGCGCTGTCAGATGGACGGGTTACCCGAACGGTCGATCAGGCGGATCAGGCTGCTACTCCGGCAAACTGA
- the minE gene encoding cell division topological specificity factor MinE — protein sequence MSFLDTLFGKRERSSDIARDRLLTVLVHDRVKLTPDMMEQLKADLSAVIARYVPSVDAGAIEVTLLRGESVDHLKADIPLRRTTQKY from the coding sequence ATGAGTTTTCTGGATACACTGTTTGGCAAACGTGAGCGCAGCTCCGATATTGCACGCGACCGGCTGTTGACGGTGCTGGTTCACGACCGGGTCAAACTGACACCGGATATGATGGAGCAGCTCAAAGCCGATCTATCGGCGGTTATCGCGCGATATGTGCCTTCGGTGGACGCGGGCGCCATCGAGGTGACCCTGCTGCGCGGCGAATCTGTCGATCACCTCAAGGCAGACATTCCGTTGCGACGGACGACGCAGAAATACTGA
- the minD gene encoding septum site-determining protein MinD gives MSRVITITSGKGGVGKTTSTANLGAALAMQGLKVAVVDADIGLRNLDVVLGLENRIVYDLVDVVEGRCRLRQALIKDKHFPDLCLLPAAQTRDKDAVTADDMIALANQLRAEFDYVLIDSPAGIEAGFRNAIAGADEVLIVTTPEVAAVRDADRIIGLVEAFDKGHPRLIINRLKPRMVSRGEMMSIDDVLQILAIDLIGVVPDDEQIVTSTNRGEVAVLDRSSRAGRAFSEIARRLAGEDVPITVFDENPGILNKIFGAFGIRARGSER, from the coding sequence ATTACTTCCGGCAAAGGCGGCGTCGGGAAAACGACGTCGACGGCAAACCTGGGCGCTGCGCTGGCGATGCAGGGCCTGAAGGTAGCCGTTGTCGATGCCGACATTGGCTTGCGGAACCTGGATGTCGTCCTGGGTCTGGAGAACCGGATCGTCTATGACCTGGTCGATGTGGTGGAAGGACGCTGTCGTTTGCGACAGGCGCTGATCAAGGATAAGCATTTCCCCGATCTCTGTCTGCTCCCGGCAGCCCAAACGCGCGATAAAGATGCAGTCACGGCGGACGATATGATTGCGCTGGCTAATCAACTGCGCGCCGAATTCGATTATGTGTTGATCGATAGTCCGGCAGGGATCGAAGCCGGTTTTCGCAACGCGATTGCTGGCGCCGATGAGGTGCTGATCGTGACGACGCCGGAGGTCGCGGCGGTACGCGATGCAGACCGAATCATCGGTCTGGTTGAGGCGTTCGACAAGGGGCATCCGCGCCTGATCATCAATCGCCTGAAACCGCGTATGGTCAGTCGCGGCGAGATGATGAGCATCGATGATGTGCTGCAGATTCTGGCGATTGACCTGATCGGCGTGGTACCCGACGATGAACAGATTGTGACGAGCACGAACCGGGGCGAAGTTGCCGTTCTGGATCGCAGTTCTCGCGCCGGGCGGGCATTCAGTGAGATTGCACGACGCCTTGCCGGTGAAGATGTGCCGATAACGGTGTTTGATGAGAATCCAGGCATCCTGAACAAGATTTTTGGTGCATTTGGCATTCGAGCCAGGGGAAGCGAGCGATAG